The segment GACTGTGAGGAGATGCACggttaaaaataaagctttgatggtttcatgaagaacctttaaaattTCATTAAAGTGAGAAAAAGTTCTTTAGATTTTCTAAATGTTCTTCATTTTAAGAACAAAAAATTATCTGAAAGGTTCTTTTGGGAAACTGAAATTGTTCTTTTATGacactgtttttaatataaaGGGCTGTAAATCAAACTTGTCTGAGGGCTGTGAGCCAGAAGTAAATGTTGCTTTAAATCTAACAGAATTGGgttgaaaatattaattaattgattctCATTTATGTGAACCGAAATGGATTCTAAGTTCTGTTGTCAGTTGATTTTATGAACtaaattttacattatttgtagTGCGCCTCCTGTCCAATAAATCATAATTACCTTTGTGCTTAGTTCTGATATGAAAAATCTCAACTTTCAAATTCtaaatttattacaaaattctGTTTTGATGCTCTTTAATGTGTCGGAACAGATTGCTTACCatttatagcatgaaataaacatgaatgaacattagAAATGATGTTGAAATAAACAGTTTATTATGTTGTCATGTAATTGCACAGCCAGTGTTTCAACCACAGAAACACATCAATAAAAGCTTGTAAACATTATGTAACCTAACATTTgtcttttaaaatctattcaataTCCTTAGCTTGATAGTTAGCTAGGAACCTTATGCGCTATAATATATCTCTCTTCTATGGCATCAATGCAAAAACACCTTTTTTTGGAAATAATAGACCCGCTAAATGAGCTCAATCTCAACTTTTGGTTATTTCAGAAGTATATATTCAACTTAGCAGGATAGAGAAAGCAGAAATGGTGAATAGATGCATTAAAAATAGATCACAGAGCAGATGTTTTCTAAAGCAATGAGACGGATGTTGCCTCTAAATGCATTGCTTTGGGTGCGACTCACTCTCTTTGATGTCAGGTCGGTATGACTGCTATTCTACACCCTCTTCCTCCATTTCAGCACTAAAGAATAGATATTTATGTAGCTTTTTAAAGACAGCACTGACATGTAGACACAGAGGCTTGATTGTTGTTCTCACCATCCGTCTTTATTCGGTGACATTGTGAGATTATTGCTTCGCCTCGGGTAGAGGTTTAAATTAATTGGAAACATGCTCAGGCCGCTTTAAGAcacattgatgtgtgtgtgtctctgctaATTGAATATCAAAGGATGGAGAGACTGTTGTTTAGAGGCAAATCTTCATTAGTATTTGCAGCTGGTGACCTCAGGTGCTTGGATGTTCAGTTTTTGTGAGGCTCTTATTACATAATGCAATTTGCTGGCTCTGTTATTAAATGAAGTCAACTTTTTTTGCTGCTTATAAAAATGTCACATGGTGTCTGTCTGTGTTATCTGGGTTCATAACTCGGAAACTTGGTCTGGTGTTGTTCTTGAGGTTTAGTGGAAATTAGGGGTGTGCGATGTCACGATTTGTGATCGTGGACAATTAAAGTAATgtaaaagtacattatttgcatgtgttttaaagTCTTGCCgaataaacatttcatttgcgTGCGGTTCTTGCATGCGCTTTTTCTGAGCTCGTCCACCTGAAGTGCAtgcactagggctgcacgattatgagaaaaatcataaatgtcaattattcccttgaaattgtaattgcgattattaataattataaatgattatttatcccaatttacactgaatgatgttcgtaccattgtttgatgcaactgcattctgtatttttattaatatttataaatatgttaaaaatatgaatagtaatataatgttatactacAACTAACATTGAAATAACAGGAAAAAACGTTAAGATAAcaagtagaaagaaaaaaacgcatcttaagcatgcagaataacataagtggactttgaacgattaattgccgcTTTCAACGATTACGTAATTTTGGCATCAataattgtaatcgcgattagaaactcgattaattgtgcagccctagcaTGCACACTAAAAAGCCTGTCTAACAACGCCTGATTACTGCACTAATATATTTTGCATCTGATTGCgctaatactgtaaaaaaaaaaaaaaaaaaaaaaaaaacagaattacaaTAAACACAGTTCGTACACAGTTGGTCGATAATCCATAACAGTGCTTGCTCCAGTGATAAAGTCcattccctgttgtcctctcacatcaaaatctaccaacatatttgtttagatctGTTTTGGCTTGTAAGCAGTGCTTAATCTGTGcggatttctctcctgattcagacaagaagcAATATCATATATTACTGTTGTCAAAAATATCGATATTTCGATATATATCGATAATGAAATGTCTGAACGGTACCAATACTAATTTCTCTAAGTATCGATACACCGATACTAGCTGAGCGGTCACGTTCACTTCTCTCCGCAAGCGCGCTGACCACACGTGACAGCTGTGCCCGACTCGTCTCATTCGCGCTGGTTAAACAGCAAAAGTGAATAGAAAGATGGCGAAACCAGCTTTGGTTGATAAAGAACAAAGCAGTTCTCTATGGACGCCTGTGTTTGACGTACCGTGAGCTTAAgtgtgaataataaaataataataatattggggCAGTTTCTTTCTCTGTGGTATCGAAAATGGTTTCGAATATCGATATTTATCATGGTATCGTATCGAAGTTTGAAATTAcagtatcgtgacaacactatcATATatagaggactcgtattttaaaaagtgaccatttgaagttaaaaaacatctcaatgatggatttgtttcctaGAAACATGcaggttttcacttcacaagacattaactgatggactggagtggagtggattactttattgtgatgtttttacccGCTGTGTGGACTCTCATTCTATGAATATTCTGCAAATTTTCAGTTTTCCGTGAACAAATCCTTTGAACTTTGTTCCATTTCTTAAAcccattttgttctgtttttgatCGGTACAAAATTAGTTGCAGACAAATGACTCTTAAAGCCACTTAAAGTCATATAACAGTTGTCTAGTGGTCTGTGTTTATTATAAGATTTAGATTTAGTCAACACTTGTTTATCCCTCGGCTCGCCTGCTCTGTAGAGGTTTCAGTAGTGGGATGCTGTAATACAGTAGTTTTTGAAGAAACAGTTCTCGATAAATAATCAGGGTGTGTAAGTGATGAGGTTACGTCATGGAATCCCACTCGGATGTGGTCTGAGATTTCTTCCTAGTAACACCGATCTGACCCGCTAATCTGTCTAAGCCTGGCGCTGAAAAGAGAAGGAGAGTGAGAAAGCAGGAGAGAGTTACTGCGGCGTGCTGACAGGCCACAGCGCCGTGTATCATCAGCTGTGGAGTGAGCCGTGGGGGGGTAGGTTGTAGGTTCAAGGGTTTATACATGGACCATCAGCACTGGGCGCTTAAGATGATGTTGCTGTAAATCaccatagataaaaaaaaattataatatttcgtaatttaacctgataactgtcactcacgtttttgaagatagacttgaatgtgcatgatacaaacctacatttttataattcatgactgaaaacattttctaagatgattttgatgtgccatttagatggtaatgcaatgtctgattttaaaatgggttttgaagtatgaattttgagattttatgttttcaagtgatatataacttctgatgatttctaaaatgtgatagagaaaaaggcaacgaggaagtcttttttttaaacaaaggtcaaagctccttttgtaatgtagatttctgagggtgcactcttgtcataaattgatccattacttttcctacataatttttaacaaaaaatattggtaaaatatatatttgggagtcttagaccttccaacgatatatagtttgtcaatattagattaaaattgattttaatatagtatagtcaacataggtgtcccgtatacgggacggggtgacaattGACAGGTTAACTGTATTGtgtttttaaatctgtattatatattttattttgtaatgaataacatttttatattttaattaatcgtatacatatatattctatatattaaaGGTAAAATAATAGTTTGAagcaactgcatgccatatttttatatgtagataAAAAAGCTGAAAACCCTTTTATTGCTTTTTCTTAAGTAtgaagcctcaaatgtcaactatactttggattgtttttttctttaaataataaaaaggcatgatattttaatgttatactaaagctaaaattaaaacaatggggaaaaaaaacttaaGATATCATGTAGAAAGAAAAACCCCAAAAGCATTtagaataacataacataatggactttaaatgattttaatgaattGTGGCATATGTAATTGTAATCCTGATTAGAAATTAGATTATTTGTGCAGCCGTTTTAGGGTGTACTTTCAGATATTATATAAACCAAcacttattaataattatattttgacaagttaaattttgtcataaaaaaataacctttttatcagttttactggtagtccactgtatgaagaatttttggatatgtcacattttctttattttacataaatgaactatagtttcctgcacccactagttaaaaaataataataataataataatattagatgtCTGAGTGATTTTTAGTTTGACTGTATATTAatagtatatcagtctggcgagtaaactaaaaaatGAACTAGCTAATGGTGATTCTGTTGCCAGTGTGTGTGTAAAGAGACTGACAGTACAATAGGTTTTTAGGGGAACAGTGCTGCAGAAGTGACTCATGAAGCATATTGGCTGACTCTGATCTGAATGAGCCGCTGTGCTTGTGTGAATCCGTATGGAGCAGTATGTGTGATACGAGCTGGTTTGTTCAGTGTCTCGATGGGGTACGTGAGTCGCTTGAGATGTgtgaaaagaagatatttttactgAAACACACTCCATTAATATACTGCTGCCACCTGGAACAGATACGCACTCATTCTGAGAGAAACCTCAGGGGCCGGTTTCACAAAGATAGACTTTGACTATGACTTAGATATAGTTGATAGTCAGACTTCAGATAGACATCTAATTCAGACCATTGCACAAAGCACTTAAGACTCTGACTATCTCAAGTAGGACTacactgcagtgcattctgggtaaaataagacacttttcaaaacaaaaaacatggcgGATCGAGTAAGCGCATTTAACCGGTCAGTTCAGTTTACCCCAGCAGAAAATTTGTGTTTGTTGGAGGAGTATAATAGTTACAAGGACATTTTACTAGGGAAATTTAGCGGAGGAGAATGTAGTAACaagaagaaatgtttaatttggaaaaaGATTGCCGCGACAGTAAACAGCATTAATCCGACCGTTGAGCGCAGCGTTAAAGACGTACAGAAAAGATATAAAAACATGGTGCAAGATGccaaaaaggaaatatttaagaGGAAATACCCAAAAACGGGAGGAGGACCCCAAGAGAAACTTAAAGACACCACTGAAATGGTGATGAATATATATGGTGGACAGTCGCCGATGTTCTGGGGGATAAGCGGAGGACGGGAAAGTGGAGTGTGTGGAGCCGTCAACACTGACGTAACCGGCGGAGTTCCCTCAGCCACTGACAGCAGCACCCCGCCGCCACATCAGGAGGAAGAGCCAGACAGTCAAGATGAGAATACAGGTAACAGCgggtgattgttataaataaatcagtttggTTTTTCCTTTTGCTTTATTGCCTTCGATTTGATGCTTATAAAGTCAAGTTGATGATGTATGCTAATATGAACCGGTAATAATGTATGCTAATGTGAACCGGTAAGCTTGCTATCCAGCAAATCATGTGAACAACGTAATGACTCAGCCTATAATAGAAGGAACCTACaagtaataaaatgttatgttcttattttttttagtgaCCCTGTCTTTGAATTGGGACCGAAGCGAGGCAGTGGTGGAGGAGCCGGCTGAGAGACGTGAGGGGACAGGAGATGAAGAGTCTGAGTCAGcgtcagcatcagcatcagcatcagcatcagcatcagcatcagctaCAGCTACAGCTACAGCTACAGCTCCTGGTCCCATGGGTTGCACAACGGTGTTCAGAGGAACAACCATGTCAATGGTGCTAGACAAACAATACAGTAATCTTCAACTGGAAGAGAGGAAATTGCTGCTAGAGATTGAAGTTTTACAGCTTCAGAGAGATAAATTAAAATTAGAGCTTCACAAACAGTCGCTGGAGTCCTGAATATCTTTGAGTAGcctactaatttatttaataatttattgaacGAACAGTATATCACTTGTTTTGTGAGTTAATCGTTTTTCAGTTTATATAGTAAGTTGTACTTTTAATAACCTTGAAGATTttgatatgaatgaaatgagacttgaatgtaatttatagaataatttatttgaatgaacaGTGTATCACTTGTTTTGTGAGTTAATAGTTTTCCAGTTTGTATAGTAAGTTGTACTTTTAATAACCTTGAAGATTttgatatgaatgaaatgagacttgaatgtaatttatagaataatttattgaatgaacagTGTATCACTTGTTTTGTGAGTTAATAGTTTTCCAGTTTGTATAGTAAGTTGTACTTTTAATAACCTTGAAGATTttgatatgaatgaaatgaaacttgaatgtaatttatagaataatttattgaatgaacagTATGTCACTTGagaaaccttaaaaaataaatttttatatttattaagttGTTTGCTACTCATTTAAGCCTAATAGGTAAAGACAGGCAACATGATTTTTTCAATGTTTCAGACATTGAAAATCCTGTCAACGTACATCTGACGCACATATCGACCAGTTCCATTCTGCTCCTCTAAATCTTCTCTATCCTCCAGTTCATTGAGATTGTCATCTCTGATATCCTCACCTTCAGGCTCAGGTAGCCGGAGATCCCTAatgattaatgaaataaataattttgattatagtTGAAGCATGTGGTAAATAGTAATTCAATTAGGCCTATTGAAAATGGATGGCAATGTGGATTTTGTTTTCAGGTAGGCCTACCTCGCTATGTTATGCAGCACTACAGTCGCACAGATGATGTTACACACTCTGTCAGGTGCCATTCGCAATTCCCCATGTAGGCAATGAAAACGCCTCTTCAGTACACCAAATGCCCGCTCTACAGTGTTACGAGTTGAACAGTGTGCTGTGTTGTAGTTTCTCTGTGCAAGTGTAGTAGGATTCAGGAAGGGAGTAAGGAGCCAAGGTTTTAGAGGGTAGCCCGAGTCCCCCAACAGGACCCCATCGATAATGCCTTGCTCAAATGCTAGACAGAGTTGAGAATTTTGCAGAATTCGAGAGTCATGAAGGGATCCAGGCCAGCGGGCCACACAGTTGAGGAACAGGAGATCAGAATCACAAACAGCCTGAATGTTTAGGCTGTGATATCCTTTTCTATTGACAAACAAATGTTCATGAGCAGGTGGAGCCTGGATTCTGACATGTGTCCCATCAATTGCTCCAACAACATTGGGAAATCTTGCTATGCTGAAGAACCCTCTTTTGAGTTTGTTCAGCTCAGCCATTTGGTTTGGGAACTGAGGGAGCTTATTTGAAAGTGCCCTTGATACCCTGTATACACCCGTGACACAGAAGCTTTGCTGAGACCCACTGTGTCACCAACAGTATTCAGAAAACTTCCTGTAGCATAAAATCTCAAAGCAGTGCAAACCTGTAGCACTGCTGGGATACTGTGGCTCCTTGAAGTGGCAGGGCTCAGTACTTCAGCTAATTCATCTGTCAGACTCAGTATAACTTCTTTGGGCAAACGAAACCGACTGATGAAGTCctcattattatacatttccagTAGGTTACTGCGGTCCCTAAAAACCCTTTCCCTTCTCATAGCTCTCTCCATAACGTTGTCAGCAAACCACAaattatgagccattttcccCTTTTCTCTTGGCTGTTTGTTTCTGCTGGTTGCCAAGGTAACAGAGTCTTAGACCTAAGTTAGCCTGGGGGTAAGGTGTCTAATTTTTTTGGTCTAAATTAAGTCAGTCTTTATCTTTGTGAAACAGTCTAACTTGCATTAGACTAGTCTATGAGTAAATTTTAGACTTGTCTAACACTATAGACCGGTCTGAATAGCTTTGTGAAACCGGCCCCAGAATAGCGGATTCAAGAGCTGAGagactttttaaaatgtctttcattgaaataattaaactgcaacatgacattttatctcaaattaaaatgatatctCTATATCAGGGTTGTTATAGTTAACCAGGGCTGTGTATTGGCAAGAATATCGCGATACAAGGCTTGCGATgcttatgttatgttgttatgatATGTTGCGATACATTTCGATACTGTAAGCAAGGctatatattgggatatttcttattttaggaatgggatatatttttaggaaagctgtcagtgcagttctggagatgttgttcatgtgtttatgtcctcatttagtgagacggcagaagctgaaatcactgcgagcatcatgcgtgcttcagtgtgtttatTAAATGAATTCGCGCTTCACTAAAACAGATGcataacatgcaggattcatatttaaatagacttttccagctaaatatttacagatattagtccatatcgcgaTCTGATGTgagtgcaatgacctacttttcattaattaattcaaaattggacaaattctgtgacattccgtGTTAAACTATAAATTCCGTGTTTTATGCCTGGATTCCACGATTTCGTCCGCGTTTTCTGGGCCCTACGTTTGGTTTTTTGCTTTATTATTCAGTGTGGAATCACAAAGATAATTTAGGAATTGATTTGATGcatctcttctgttttttttttccgccCATTGTGGTTTTACTACAGATTTCCCTTTTGTTAGTATTTTGATtcagtttcttcttcttttgtggtTTGCTTTAGAAGCCTGATATAAAGTTCAAGTGGTTTTAAAACCAACCTAAACAAGTCGATTCAGGTTGGGAACATAAAAAATGTGCAGAGTTACGAGTGATCCAGTACCGCTGACCTTAACCAGTTAATCCTTTGTGTTTAATGATGTTATTTCTACACACTAACATAACAGGGCGTCAATACTTGGAAAATTGCTTTGATGGAGCAACAGGAAGAAACATTTTCTTTGTTCACCAGGTGCTTTTAAGGtcaaaaaagagaacaaaatgttaATTTGGCATGACATGAGAGCATCAGGTTGTTTTAATAGTGTCTCTAATATAACTCTGTTATGGTTCATTTTCGTGAATCAGTTTATTTTGATCTGTTTCAGTGAATCTGTTCAAAATACAATGGTggtcccttatatatatatatatatatatatatatatatatatatatatatatatatatacacacacaaaacgaataatgaaaaaatatttcttattatttttatgcattatttaatatattattatttatttttaaatgattatagcAATTTTAGAGCAAACGCTTTAGCGATTAAACATTTTAGAAGTATTGTCTGCAGAATTCTTTTTTAAGTCTGCTAAAGATTTGTGCTTGCGGCGACTGAAAGGTGTTAAATTAGCAAACTAAACGAGCAGAATGGGTTCTAAATAAACAGAGTGGTGATTAAAATATCCCTCTCTGCTCTCTCTAGCTCACCTGCACCGGCTTTGTGTTACACTGAACGCATTGAAGTTTCCTTTGATGTCACGCCTGCAACTCTTCCCATTTTAttctgcagtgtgtgtttgtgtgtgtgtttgcggaCCATTATTTTCTTCCGATATGTTTCAGCCACAGGCTGGAGTTATTTGTGTGATATCCCGAGCTTCCAGTTTTGTTTCATATTCAGATTCAACAGGCATGAATGCAGGTTTAGAAGCATGTCGGTGCACAGATGTGTGCCACTTTATGTTTGTCGTTAGCGTCCCGCTGGTGTGTTCATCTGACAGAGCCAGTAACAGTCACACACATGTTGTGTTTACTAGTCATTAAGCTGTGAGTCTCAAACATTCACAATCCTGGTCTGAGGCTGGAAATTTGAGTTAATTTGGCTTTATTTAAGTATTATTCCTAATAACTGttatagtttacattttcatttaaatgatcgttttattatttacttattgttaattttattttaggttattttcagatttaatttaacttatttttttattttattaatggcttttatttttatcctTTAATACTATTAATttcaatttgtaaattttttattattatttatttatgttttgagttttattttttattatttttattaatattttgaatggtttttatttttatacatttttaaatactattttaattttGGATGAATTTGAAgtcatttttagtaatttattttggttttagttcagttttgttttgtttttatttattatttattgttttagtttttatttattttagcaatattagtaatattttgaattgccttttatttttatacttaatacttttcattttaatttaacatagcttacattttaacttaatgttaacttttttgtaatttatttcagttttagtttagtttatttcaacattgtttttatttattgttcattatATTTTGTAGTTAGTAATTGTATTGTTTCTGTGAAATTGAAATGAGAAATGTTCCCTTGGCATCTAACTGAAATGATTTTTTGAAGTTTTAATATTTgggtttctaaaatattttatttcagcttaatttcaattaacaaaaaaaaaaaaaaaaaaaaaaaatatatatatatatatatatatatatatatatgtgtgtatatacatacacattcactcttacacacacacacacacacacaataaaaagacAAGAGCAGAAGAGGTCATTTAAAGGGTGTAAATCGAGCCACATCACGCTACGCTGTTACAGTTTCTCAGCCCATAAGGCCTCCTGGACCGTCTCTACTTTCTCTCCCTCGTTTTTCCCCTCAGTGACCTACTTTGCTAATTATAGGTCAGAAGTTTCCACCACTGAAAGTTTGGTTTGAACAGTTGACAGGCCATGCGTTGAATCCGGGTCTGTGTGGCACCTGAGGACGCTCACGCCATGTTTGACTAAAACAGTTTCTTTATCTGACCGTGACGCCGTAAAGAAGAGACAAGTATTATCTGAAGCACCTGTGTGACGAGTGATGTTTGCGCTTCAAATAAGAGCCGTCTGTGTACAGATATAGTCAAGAAATGTGCTGGAGACATGAAGGGAGTTAGCCAGTTATTGTCTAGAATAGAGATTGTTGATCATAGAAATCAATTAGATATGTGCGAGGAATTTTGCTGAACGAACTTCAGTTGGTTGCTTTAAATGCCTGATAGTCTCGTTCTGTCTAATTACGTCTAATTATGATCAAGATCTTTTGCTAAGCTTAAatc is part of the Carassius gibelio isolate Cgi1373 ecotype wild population from Czech Republic chromosome A4, carGib1.2-hapl.c, whole genome shotgun sequence genome and harbors:
- the LOC127979045 gene encoding uncharacterized protein LOC127979045 yields the protein MADRVSAFNRSVQFTPAENLCLLEEYNSYKDILLGKFSGGECSNKKKCLIWKKIAATVNSINPTVERSVKDVQKRYKNMVQDAKKEIFKRKYPKTGGGPQEKLKDTTEMVMNIYGGQSPMFWGISGGRESGVCGAVNTDVTGGVPSATDSSTPPPHQEEEPDSQDENTVTLSLNWDRSEAVVEEPAERREGTGDEESESASASASASASASASATATATATAPGPMGCTTVFRGTTMSMVLDKQYSNLQLEERKLLLEIEVLQLQRDKLKLELHKQSLES